Proteins encoded within one genomic window of Epinephelus lanceolatus isolate andai-2023 chromosome 9, ASM4190304v1, whole genome shotgun sequence:
- the LOC144464278 gene encoding uncharacterized protein LOC144464278: MDITIVMLNGTSHTLSVHPGDTVGSLKQRIQDKFGVPCEKQKLMFVNGQKTHLSNDVMSISSYGLHPGARVSLLVIEPPVIEPPTIQVFVRNLEGKSNTYDIKADETVDNLKRRVQSREGVPVSQQRLIHQGREMREGRLADYNVTATSTIDLNLRLRGG, from the coding sequence ATGGATATAACCATCGTTATGCTGAACGGGACTTCCCACACACTGAGCGTGCACCCAGGGGACACAGTGGGCTCTCTGAAACAACGCATCCAGGACAAGTTTGGAGTCCCCTGTGAGAAGCAGAAGCTGATGTTTGTGAATGGTCAGAAGACTCACCTGAGCAATGACGTAATGTCCATCAGCTCCTACGGTTTGCACCCCGGTGCCAGGGTGTCCCTGCTGGTGATCGAGCCGCCGGTGATCGAGCCGCCGACCATCCAGGTGTTCGTCAGAAATCTCGAGGGGAAGTCGAACACCTATGATATCAAAGCTGACGAGACTGTGGACAACTTAAAGAGGAGGGtccagagcagagagggggTCCCGGTGAGCCAGCAGAGGCTCATTCACcagggcagagagatgaggGAGGGCAGACTGGCGGACTACAACGTCACTGCCACCAGTACTATCGACCTGAATCTGCGTCTGAGAGGAGGCTGA
- the LOC117252974 gene encoding polyubiquitin-like — protein sequence MDITIVMLNGTSHTLSVHPGDTVGSLKQRIQDKFGVPCEKQKLMFVNGQKTHLSDDVMSISSYGLHPSARVSLLVIEPPTIQVFVRNLEGKSNTYDIKADETVALFKSKVQSREGVLVNQQRLIHQGREMREGRLADYDVTANSTIDMSTRLRGG from the coding sequence ATGGATATAACCATCGTTATGCTGAACGGGACTTCCCACACACTGAGCGTGCACCCAGGGGACACAGTGGGCTCTCTGAAACAACGCATCCAGGACAAGTTTGGAGTCCCCTGTGAGAAGCAGAAGCTGATGTTTGTGAATGGTCAGAAGACTCACCTGAGCGATGACGTAATGTCCATCAGCTCCTACGGTTTGCACCCGAGTGCCAGGGTGTCCCTGCTGGTGATCGAGCCGCCGACCATCCAGGTGTTCGTCAGAAATCTCGAGGGGAAGTCGAACACCTATGATATCAAAGCTGACGAGACTGTGGCCTTATTCAAGAGCAAGGtccagagcagagagggggTCCTGGTGAACCAGCAGAGGCTCATTCACcagggcagagagatgaggGAGGGCAGACTGGCGGACTACGACGTCACTGCCAACAGCACCATCGACATGAGTACGCGCCTGAGAGGAGGCTGA
- the gatc gene encoding glutamyl-tRNA(Gln) amidotransferase subunit C, mitochondrial, translated as MSALRLAAKRTCGVRVSRPSCNLPTNDGYMVTNVESLPRRRHSSLQSHMTNVTRLLSSQPHNSKVPQAATWEPVPEEQLPPPTQIPADLVDKLERLALVDFRTKQGLACLEKAIRFADQLHVVDTSGVEPMDSVLEDRALNLREDAVMEGDCAEELLQLSKNTVEEYFVAAPGNVPLPKREERTTMLKHSEL; from the exons atgtcggcgttgCGTCTCGCTGCTAAACGAACATGTGGCGTGAGAGTCAGTCGTCCTTCCTGTAACCTGCCAACAAACGATGGATACATGGTAACAAATGTGGAGAGTCTCCCCCGAAGGAGACACAGCAGCCTACAGAGCCACATGACAAATGTAACGCGTCTGTTGAGCTCTCAACCTCATAACTCCAAG GTACCACAGGCTGCAACATGGGAGCCAGTACCAGAGGAGCAGCTTCCCCCG CCTACCCAAATCCCTGCTGACCTGGTGGACAAACTGGAGCGACTGGCCCTGGTTGATTTCCGCACCAAACAGGGACTGGCCTGTTTGGAGAAAGCAATACGATTTGCAGATCAGCTACATGTCGTCGACACGTCAGGGGTTGAGCCTATGGATTCGGTTCTGGAGGACAG GGCATTAAACCTGAGGGAGGATGCAGTGATGGAAGGCGACTGTGCTGAAGAACTGCTTCAGCTCTCCAAAAACACAGTTGAAGAATATTTTGTGGCAGCACCAG GAAATGTTCCTCTACCAAAGCGGGAGGAGAGGACCACcatgctgaaacactcagagtTATGA
- the sgsm1a gene encoding small G protein signaling modulator 1, producing the protein MATIMAEAETRQRLLRTVKKEVKQIMEEAVTRKFVHEDSSHIVSFCAAVEACVLHGLKRRAAGFLRSNKIAALFMKVGKIFGPAEELCRKAQELEQIIETKRSQSLQSQDSLRKMPRLPSLNPQGVKNLWIRTALFEKVLDKIVLYLVENSSKYYEKEAVLMDPVDGPILASLLVGPCALEYTKMKTADHFWTDPSADELVQRHRIHGGHCRQDSPTKRPALCIQKRHSSSSMDERPSPSPSAREYVESLHQNSRVTLLFGKNNVLVQPRDDMEAIPGYLSLHQNADLMTLKWTPNQLMNGSVGDLDYERSVYWDYAMTIPLGEIVYLHCHQQVDSGGTVVLVSQDGIQRPPFRFPKGGHLLQFLSCLENGLLPHGQLDPPLWSQRGKGKVFPKLRKRVPQGSGSTDSVSDKEEDEATDYVFRILFPNSQSEFVTPPDLMDQGATMWHPTLRKSSCSSCSQGSFSDGATPKGCNHERAPLKMLCDNMKNQIISRAFYGWLAYCRHLSTVRTHLSALVNHTIVAPDVPCDAYKGLTTDVWQTFLQDCTAYEEKELLRLVYFGGVDASLRKEVWPFLLGHYQFGMSEAERKEVDDQVRVCYQQTMHEWLSCEEIVRQREKEQHAVALAKCSSGASIDSQKMIHHSSTVSNESSQSSDRQSLARLQSDSSSSTQVFESVEEVDQIETEPKSEEAKQVPKIPNGALQNGTSSPDSGHPSSRNFSVTSGLSDGSLSTEDSAAPDTIPKVAAVKPTGVESGGLTEEMDSQVKGQVKNKEEEEAPDVIKMAETTEELMKAEEETSLPPKTQETVEESGAIKTEWPKCEDKDALADIKGIKSLEETEKEVLDEGTVTVSAAATESKEELVQQSLKKEVEVSIDEMSKLKKTAETNVEKTKQMDESKTRKPQEVLLAEKRENISVDPVASVEKNLVLSADIGGARAREPFFISQTDEAQVMTESDESPSAIEMEEIPKAKVSMVPWNRKGRCDTSSFSEDSVPHMELRQEEERGKPSPESTKSILCEEPEMESLYPNFDSLAGSEDTKTEATSQESAGSTFSQELLDLYTLNLHRIEKDVQRCDRNYWYFTPANLEKLRNIMCSYIWRHLDIGYVQGMCDLLAPLLVILDDEAMAFSCFTELMKRMNQNFPHGGAMDTHFANMRSLIQILDSELFELMHQNGDYTHFYFCYRWFLLDFKRELVYDDVFAVWETIWAAKYVSSSHFVLFIALALVEIYRDIILENNMDFTDIIKFFNEMAEHHKITQILTLARDLVCKVQMLIENK; encoded by the exons CTGCAGTGGAGGCATGTGTTCTGCACGGGCTGAAGCGGCGAGCAGCAGGTTTTCTGCGCAGCAACAAGATAGCAGCACTCTTCATGAAGGTGGGGAAGATCTTCGGCCCAGCTGAGGAGCTGTGTAGGAAGGCACAGGAGCTCGAGCAGATCATCGAGACAAA ACGAAGTCAAAGCTTGCAAAGTCAAGACAGCCTTCGCAAGATGCCCCGACTGCCCAGCCTCAACCCACAGGGTGTCAAGAACCTGTGGATCCGGACGGCTCTATTTGAGAAGGTGCTGGACAAGATTGTCCTTTACTTGGTGGAGAACAGCAG taAATACTACGAGAAAGAGGCTGTTCTTATGGACCCTGTGGACGGACCTATCCTTGCCTCTTTGTTAG TTGGACCCTGTGCATTGGAGTACACAAAGATGAAGACAGCCGACCACTTCTGGACAGACCCGTCTGCTGACGAGTTGGTGCAAAGACATCGTATCCATGGTGGCCACTGCAGACAGGATTCTCCCACTAAGAGGCCTGCACTGTGT ATCCAGAAGCGGCactccagcagcagcatggATGAACGCCCTTCCCCCTCGCCATCGGCTCGTGAATATGTGGAGTCGCTGCATCAAAACAGCAGGGTGACCCTACTGTTTGGCAAAAACAATGTGCTCGTACAACCG AGGGACGACATGGAGGCAATCCCAGGTTACCTCTCTCTGCACCAGAATGCTGACCTCATGACACTGAAGTGGACGCCCAATCAGCTCATGAATGGCTCTGTTGGAGACTTAGACTACGAACGCAG TGTATACTGGGACTATGCCATGACAATCCCTCTAGGGGAGATTGTTTACTTGCACTGTCATCAACAAG TTGACAGTGGGGGCACGGTGGTGCTGGTCAGTCAGGATGGGATTCAGAGACCTCCATTTCGCTTCCCAAAAGGAGGCCACTTGCTCCAGTTCCTCTCCTGCCTGGAGAATGGCCTGCTGCCCCATGGCCAGCTGGACCCTCCGCTCTGGTCCCAGAGGGGAAAG GGGAAGGTGTTTCCCAAGCTGCGGAAGAGGGTTCCACAGGGATCTGGATCCACAGACTCTGTCTCAGATAAGGAGGAGGACGAGGCCACGGACTATGTCTTCCGCATCCTCTTTCCAAACAGCCAGTCGGAGTTTG TGACTCCTCCAGACTTGATGGATCAGGGAGCTACAATGTGGCATCCCACTCTCAGGAAGTCTTCGTGTTCCTCTTGTTCTCAGGGGAGCTTCTCTGATGGGGCGACGCCCAAAGGGTGCAACCATGAGAG GGCTCCTCTGAAGATGCTGTGCGACAACATGAAGAATCAGATCATCTCTCGTGCATTTTATGGCT GGTTGGCATACTGCCGTCACCTGTCCACTGTGCGTACACACCTCTCTGCTCTCGTCAATCACACCATTGTGGCGCCCGACGTGCCGTGCGATGCCTACAAAGGGCTCACCACAGACGTGTGGCAGACGTTCCTCCAGGACTGCACA GCATACGAGGAGAAGGAGCTGCTTCGTCTGGTCTACTTCGGTGGTGTAGACGCCTCGCTGCGTAAAGAGGTGTGGCCGTTCCTGCTGGGTCATTACCAGTTTGGAATGTCAGAGGCTGAGAGGAAAGAG GTGGATGATCAGGTCAGAGTGTGCTACCAACAGACCATGCACGAGTGGCTCAGCTGTGAGGAGATTGTTCGTCAGCGGGAGAAGGAGCAGCATGCTGTGGCATTAGCGAAGTGCTCCTCCGGGGCGAGCATAGACAGTCAGAAGATGATCCACCACAGCTCCACTGTTAGCAATGAG TCCTCCCAgagctcagacagacagagtctGGCTCGCCTGCAGAGTGACTCAagcagcagcacacag GTGTTTGAGTCGGTAGAGGAGGTTGACCAGATCGAGACGGAGCCCAAGAGCGAGGAGGCCAAACAGGTGCCAAAGATACCCAATGGTGCTCTGCAGAACGGGACAAGCTCTCCTGACTCCGGACATCCCTCCTCACGCAACTTCTCAGTCACCTCCGGCCTGTCGGACGGCTCGCTCAGCACGGAGGACAGCGCTGCACCAGATACAATCCCAAAAGTTGCAGCAGTCAAACCAACAGGGGTAGAGAGTGGAGGTCTGACAGAGGAGATGGACAGCCAGGTGAAAGGACAAGTGAAGaataaagaggaggaggaagcacctGATGTgatcaaaatggcagaaactaCTGAAGAGCTGATGAAAGCCGAGGAAGAGACAAGTCTGCcaccaaaaacacaagaaactgTTGAAGAGTCTGGAGCAATTAAAACAGAGTGGCCCAAGTGTGAAGATAAAGATGCACTGGCAGACATTAAAGGAATTAAATCTTTagaggaaacagaaaaagaagtgCTTGATGAGGGTACTGTGACGGTATCAGCAGCTGCAACTGAATCAAAAGAAGAACTTGTTCAGCAAAGTCTTAAAAAAGAAGTAGAAGTTAGTATTGATGAAATGTCAAAGCTTAAGAAAACTGCAGAAACAAATGTGGAAAAGACGAAGCAAATGGACGAATCAAAGACACGTAAACCACAAGAGGTTTTATTggcagaaaagagagaaaatatatCCGTTGATCCTGTGGCTTCCGTTGAAAAGAACCTGGTTCTCTCAGCAGACATCGGGGGGGCGAGAGCACGAGAGCCCTTCTTTATCTCTCAGACAGATGAGGCTCAGGTCATGACTGAATCTGACGAATCTCCTTCAGCCATAGAGATGGAGGAGATCCCCAAAGCCAAAGTTTCCATGGTGCCTTGGAACAGGAAGGGACGTTGTGATACATCATCTTTCTCGGAGGACTCGGTGCCCCACATGGAGCtcaggcaggaggaggagcggGGGAAGCCCAGTCCAGAGAGCACAAAGTCCATCCTGTGTGAGGAGCCAGAGATGGAGAGCCTTTACCCTAACTTTGACTCTCTGGCTGGGTCTGAAGACACTAAGACTGAAGCCACTTCTCAAGAATCTGCTGGGAGTACCTTCTCT CAAGAGCTTTTGGACTTGTACACATTAAATCTGCACCGCATTGAAAAGGATGTCCAGCGCTGTGACCGAAACTATTGGTACTTCACTCCTGCCAACCTGGAGAAATTGCGCAACATCATGTGCag CTATATCTGGAGGCACCTTGACATCGGTTACGTGCAGGGCATGTGTGATCTGCTGGCTCCACTCCTAGTCATTCTGGATGATG AGGCCATGGCCTTCAGCTGTTTCACTGAGCTCATGAAGAGAATGAATCAAAACTTTCCACATGGAGGAGCTATGGATACTCACTTTGCCAACATGCGCTCTCTAATCCAG ATCCTGGATTCTGAGCTGTTTGAGCTAATGCACCAGAATGGAGACTACACCCACTTCTACTTCTGCTACCGCTGGTTTCTCTTAGACTTCAAGCGAG AGCTGGTGTACGATGACGTGTTTGCTGTGTGGGAAACCATCTGGGCAGCCAAGTATGTCTCTTCTAGTCACTTTGTCCTCTTCATCGCCCTGGCGTTGGTGGAGATCTACAGGGACATCATCCTGGAGAACAACATGGACTTCACTGACATTATTAAATTCTTTAACG AAATGGCTGAGCACCACAAGATAACACAGATTTTGACCCTGGCCAGAGATCTGGTGTGCAAGGTGCAGATGCTGATAGAGAACAAGTGA